One Triticum dicoccoides isolate Atlit2015 ecotype Zavitan chromosome 5B, WEW_v2.0, whole genome shotgun sequence genomic window carries:
- the LOC119306644 gene encoding uncharacterized protein LOC119306644, with the protein MGSSKDGRPRRRHHVDLLQQVHLRFRHGFAGFACLDLFHEDSMSDLKVLASKRLYILPIQFLIGMSSLCSGQLRLHAKLPDHVAIMIETHAFRSGAEASPPFYYSERTIQWYLAIAFSIRES; encoded by the exons ATGGGGAGCTCCAAAGACGGGCGTCCTCGCCGCCGGCACCACGTGGATCTGCTCCAGCAAGTGCACCTCCGCTTCCGCCATGGGTTCGCTGGCTTTGCTTGCTTGG ATTTGTTTCATGAAGATTCTATGTCAGATTTGAAGGTGTTGGCAAGTAAGCGGCTCTACATCTTGCCAATTCAATTTCTAATTGGCATGAGCTCCCTGTGTTCTGGACAACTAAGGTTACATGCAAAATTACCTGATCATGTAGCAATTATGATTGAGACGCATGCATTTAGATCGGGTGCTGAAGCGAGCCCGCCATTTTATTACTCTGAAAGAACTATACAGTGGTATTTGGCTATTGCTTTCAGTATTAGAGAATCATAG